The Primulina eburnea isolate SZY01 chromosome 6, ASM2296580v1, whole genome shotgun sequence genome contains a region encoding:
- the LOC140835075 gene encoding uncharacterized protein isoform X5: MSSPPTVATVLPISSLPPTYQSLLSLQHNLSSVLNSPFFLKSLRSDTNRGPTLRILLRRPHASISTHYMEVSASNAYDPELRSVLELATNSELCELERILFGPSCFSPLLKSISKKAEVDYVMISEDPDEREHFISMLEDRFLFLAADARSTLRGWRPSYRNVLLELRKKLNIPCSTKLLAEDLEVEIFLHLFQEYSSEGLGSFPSTNGSPTNSDGLNNLEMGLNQWKLQKLAALGIGATELRSLILKLARRLSGKLFLEAAKYQVKKELIKKGGQLAAINLESGIALLAARQVRFLIFFKSKPAHVM, encoded by the exons ATGTCTTCGCCGCCGACGGTGGCTACTGTGCTGCCAATCTCTTCTCTCCCGCCTACCTACCAATCCTTACTCTCCCTTCAACACAACCTTTCTTCCGTTCTCAATTCGCCA TTCTTTCTCAAGTCACTTAGGAGTGATACAAATCGTGGGCCAACTTTAAGAATCTTGTTAAGGCGTCCTCATGCTTCAATTTCAACACACTACATGG AAGTTAGTGCAAGCAATGCTTACGATCCGGAGCTTCGTTCTGTACTTGAACTGGCCACTAATTCCGAATTATGTGAACTTGAAAGAATTTTGTTTGGACCCAG TTGTTTCAGTCCTTTGTTGAAATCAATCTCAAAAAAAGCTGAGGTTGACTAtgttatgatcagtgaagaccCAGACGAAAGGGAACATTTTATTTCAATGCTCGAAGATAGGTTTTTGTTTCTTGCAGCTGATGCAAGGTCAACTCTGAG GGGTTGGAGACCATCATACAGAAACGTGTTGCTTGAACTAAGGAAAAAATTAAACATACCTTGCTCAACCAAATTGTTAGCTGAAGACCTAGAAGTTGAAATTTTTCTTCATCTCTTTCAAGAATACTCAAG TGAAGGACTGGGAAGTTTTCCTAGCACAAATGGTAGCCCAACGAATTCTGATGGATTAAATAATCTGGAAATGGGACTCAACCAATGGAAGTTACAGAAGCTTGCAGCTCTAGGAATAGGTGCAACAGAACTCCGCTCGTTGATATTAAAG TTGGCTAGGAGGTTATCTGGAAAGTTATTCTTGGAAGCTGCTAAATATCAAGTAAAGAAAGAACTTATTAAAAAG GGCGGGCAGTTGGCAGCAATTAACCTAGAATCTGGAATAGCGTTGCTGGCTGCCAGACAGGTTcgatttctgattttttttaaatc AAAACCAGCTCATGTAATGTAG
- the LOC140835077 gene encoding probable arabinose 5-phosphate isomerase translates to MGSLSPPFSNLEDQNREKLTTLDQAHLLNLFKSQQNYLNHFFQNLDLSQTLTFTQTLLDSKGTIFFSGVGKSGFVAQKISQTLISLGIRSGFLCPVDALHGDIGILSSQDLLVLFSKSGNSEELLKLVPCVKAKGVYLISVTSVRPNGLVGLCDLNVHLPLQRELCPFDLAPVTSTAIQMVFGDTVAIALMGARNLSKEEYAANHPAGRIGKTLIFKVKDLMKKREELPICRERDLIMDQLVELSSKGCGCLLVIDDDYHLLGTFTDGDLRRTLNASGEGIFKLTVGEMCNRNPRTISPDAMAVVAMQKMESPPSPVQFLPVISDHNVLIGIITLHGLVSAGL, encoded by the exons ATGGGGTCTCTTTCTCCGCCATTTTCCAACCTTGAAGACCAGAATAGAGAGAAGTTAACCACATTGGACCAAGCCCATTTGCTTAATCTCTTCAAATCCCAGCAAAATTACCTCAACCATTTCTTTCAAAACCTCGATCTATCCCAAACCCTCACATTCACGCAAACTCTTCTTGATTCCAAGGGCACCATTTTCTTCTCCGGGGTTGGGAAATCCGGCTTTGTTGCACAAAAGATTTCGCAGACCTTGATTTCTCTCGGGATCAGATCCGGGTTTTTATGCCCCGTGGACGCGCTTCACGGGGATATTGGCATTTTATCCTCtcaagatttattggtcctctTCAGCAAGAGCGGGAATTCTGAGGAGTTGTTGAAGCTCGTGCCTTGCGTTAAGGCCAAGGGAGTGTACTTGATATCTGTTACGTCGGTGAGGCCAAATGGGCTCGTAGGATTGTGCGATCTGAACGTGCATTTACCTCTGCAGCGTGAATTGTGCCCGTTCGATCTCGCGCCAGTCACATCGACGGCTATCCAGATGGTTTTTGGGGATACTGTTGCGATTGCTTTGATGGGAGCCAGGAATTTGAGCAAAGAAGAGTATGCGGCGAATCATCCTGCTGGAAGAATTGGGAAGACTTTGATTTTCAAG GTGAAGGATCTTATGAAGAAGAGAGAAGAGCTACCAATATGCAGGGAACGGGATCTGATAATGGATCAGCTGGTTGAGCTAAGCAGCAAAGGTTGTGGATGCCTTCTTGTTATAGATGACGATTATCATCTCCTCGGTACGTTTACTGATGGAGATCTGCGTCGCACATTGAATGCCAGTGGTGAGGGAATCTTCAAGCTCACAGTGGGAGAGATGTGCAACAG GAACCCGAGGACAATTAGTCCAGACGCAATGGCCGTGGTAGCAATGCAGAAGATGGAGTCTCCCCCCTCGCCGGTGCAGTTCTTGCCCGTCATCAGTGACCATAATGTCTTGATTGGTATCATTACTTTGCACGGTCTTGTCTCTGCCGGCTTGTGA
- the LOC140835075 gene encoding uncharacterized protein isoform X2 yields the protein MSSPPTVATVLPISSLPPTYQSLLSLQHNLSSVLNSPFFLKSLRSDTNRGPTLRILLRRPHASISTHYMVSASNAYDPELRSVLELATNSELCELERILFGPSCFSPLLKSISKKAEVDYVMISEDPDEREHFISMLEDRFLFLAADARSTLRGWRPSYRNVLLELRKKLNIPCSTKLLAEDLEVEIFLHLFQEYSSEGLGSFPSTNGSPTNSDGLNNLEMGLNQWKLQKLAALGIGATELRSLILKLARRLSGKLFLEAAKYQVKKELIKKGGQLAAINLESGIALLAARQGLKVAASRYLGIRGIAQLLGLLMWGTLLADVVIQMLGTDYSRILRAIYAFSQIRIYRSHKTSEMM from the exons ATGTCTTCGCCGCCGACGGTGGCTACTGTGCTGCCAATCTCTTCTCTCCCGCCTACCTACCAATCCTTACTCTCCCTTCAACACAACCTTTCTTCCGTTCTCAATTCGCCA TTCTTTCTCAAGTCACTTAGGAGTGATACAAATCGTGGGCCAACTTTAAGAATCTTGTTAAGGCGTCCTCATGCTTCAATTTCAACACACTACATGG TTAGTGCAAGCAATGCTTACGATCCGGAGCTTCGTTCTGTACTTGAACTGGCCACTAATTCCGAATTATGTGAACTTGAAAGAATTTTGTTTGGACCCAG TTGTTTCAGTCCTTTGTTGAAATCAATCTCAAAAAAAGCTGAGGTTGACTAtgttatgatcagtgaagaccCAGACGAAAGGGAACATTTTATTTCAATGCTCGAAGATAGGTTTTTGTTTCTTGCAGCTGATGCAAGGTCAACTCTGAG GGGTTGGAGACCATCATACAGAAACGTGTTGCTTGAACTAAGGAAAAAATTAAACATACCTTGCTCAACCAAATTGTTAGCTGAAGACCTAGAAGTTGAAATTTTTCTTCATCTCTTTCAAGAATACTCAAG TGAAGGACTGGGAAGTTTTCCTAGCACAAATGGTAGCCCAACGAATTCTGATGGATTAAATAATCTGGAAATGGGACTCAACCAATGGAAGTTACAGAAGCTTGCAGCTCTAGGAATAGGTGCAACAGAACTCCGCTCGTTGATATTAAAG TTGGCTAGGAGGTTATCTGGAAAGTTATTCTTGGAAGCTGCTAAATATCAAGTAAAGAAAGAACTTATTAAAAAG GGCGGGCAGTTGGCAGCAATTAACCTAGAATCTGGAATAGCGTTGCTGGCTGCCAGACAG GGACTTAAAGTTGCAGCCAGTCGGTATTTGGGGATCAGAGGCATTGCTCAGTTACTTGGCCTACT GATGTGGGGTACCCTTCTGGCAGATGTTGTCATTCAGATGCTTGGAACTGATTACTCCAGGATTTTGCGAGCCATATACGCATTTTCTCAA ATTCGAATCTACCGCTCCCATAAAACGTCTGAAATGATGTGA
- the LOC140835075 gene encoding uncharacterized protein isoform X3, whose amino-acid sequence MNWTDGLDLDITLLSATPLPDWERCVERVPSMSSPPTVATVLPISSLPPTYQSLLSLQHNLSSVLNSPFFLKSLRSDTNRGPTLRILLRRPHASISTHYMEVSASNAYDPELRSVLELATNSELCELERILFGPSEDPDEREHFISMLEDRFLFLAADARSTLRGWRPSYRNVLLELRKKLNIPCSTKLLAEDLEVEIFLHLFQEYSSEGLGSFPSTNGSPTNSDGLNNLEMGLNQWKLQKLAALGIGATELRSLILKLARRLSGKLFLEAAKYQVKKELIKKGGQLAAINLESGIALLAARQGLKVAASRYLGIRGIAQLLGLLMWGTLLADVVIQMLGTDYSRILRAIYAFSQIRIYRSHKTSEMM is encoded by the exons atgaattggacAGATGGACTGGACCTTGACATCACGCTGCTCTCTGCCACCCCTCTCCCCGACTGGGAACGGTGTGTTGAGAGAGTGCCGTCCATGTCTTCGCCGCCGACGGTGGCTACTGTGCTGCCAATCTCTTCTCTCCCGCCTACCTACCAATCCTTACTCTCCCTTCAACACAACCTTTCTTCCGTTCTCAATTCGCCA TTCTTTCTCAAGTCACTTAGGAGTGATACAAATCGTGGGCCAACTTTAAGAATCTTGTTAAGGCGTCCTCATGCTTCAATTTCAACACACTACATGG AAGTTAGTGCAAGCAATGCTTACGATCCGGAGCTTCGTTCTGTACTTGAACTGGCCACTAATTCCGAATTATGTGAACTTGAAAGAATTTTGTTTGGACCCAG tgaagaccCAGACGAAAGGGAACATTTTATTTCAATGCTCGAAGATAGGTTTTTGTTTCTTGCAGCTGATGCAAGGTCAACTCTGAG GGGTTGGAGACCATCATACAGAAACGTGTTGCTTGAACTAAGGAAAAAATTAAACATACCTTGCTCAACCAAATTGTTAGCTGAAGACCTAGAAGTTGAAATTTTTCTTCATCTCTTTCAAGAATACTCAAG TGAAGGACTGGGAAGTTTTCCTAGCACAAATGGTAGCCCAACGAATTCTGATGGATTAAATAATCTGGAAATGGGACTCAACCAATGGAAGTTACAGAAGCTTGCAGCTCTAGGAATAGGTGCAACAGAACTCCGCTCGTTGATATTAAAG TTGGCTAGGAGGTTATCTGGAAAGTTATTCTTGGAAGCTGCTAAATATCAAGTAAAGAAAGAACTTATTAAAAAG GGCGGGCAGTTGGCAGCAATTAACCTAGAATCTGGAATAGCGTTGCTGGCTGCCAGACAG GGACTTAAAGTTGCAGCCAGTCGGTATTTGGGGATCAGAGGCATTGCTCAGTTACTTGGCCTACT GATGTGGGGTACCCTTCTGGCAGATGTTGTCATTCAGATGCTTGGAACTGATTACTCCAGGATTTTGCGAGCCATATACGCATTTTCTCAA ATTCGAATCTACCGCTCCCATAAAACGTCTGAAATGATGTGA
- the LOC140835075 gene encoding uncharacterized protein isoform X4, whose translation MNWTDGLDLDITLLSATPLPDWERCVERVPSMSSPPTVATVLPISSLPPTYQSLLSLQHNLSSVLNSPFFLKSLRSDTNRGPTLRILLRRPHASISTHYMVSASNAYDPELRSVLELATNSELCELERILFGPSEDPDEREHFISMLEDRFLFLAADARSTLRGWRPSYRNVLLELRKKLNIPCSTKLLAEDLEVEIFLHLFQEYSSEGLGSFPSTNGSPTNSDGLNNLEMGLNQWKLQKLAALGIGATELRSLILKLARRLSGKLFLEAAKYQVKKELIKKGGQLAAINLESGIALLAARQGLKVAASRYLGIRGIAQLLGLLMWGTLLADVVIQMLGTDYSRILRAIYAFSQIRIYRSHKTSEMM comes from the exons atgaattggacAGATGGACTGGACCTTGACATCACGCTGCTCTCTGCCACCCCTCTCCCCGACTGGGAACGGTGTGTTGAGAGAGTGCCGTCCATGTCTTCGCCGCCGACGGTGGCTACTGTGCTGCCAATCTCTTCTCTCCCGCCTACCTACCAATCCTTACTCTCCCTTCAACACAACCTTTCTTCCGTTCTCAATTCGCCA TTCTTTCTCAAGTCACTTAGGAGTGATACAAATCGTGGGCCAACTTTAAGAATCTTGTTAAGGCGTCCTCATGCTTCAATTTCAACACACTACATGG TTAGTGCAAGCAATGCTTACGATCCGGAGCTTCGTTCTGTACTTGAACTGGCCACTAATTCCGAATTATGTGAACTTGAAAGAATTTTGTTTGGACCCAG tgaagaccCAGACGAAAGGGAACATTTTATTTCAATGCTCGAAGATAGGTTTTTGTTTCTTGCAGCTGATGCAAGGTCAACTCTGAG GGGTTGGAGACCATCATACAGAAACGTGTTGCTTGAACTAAGGAAAAAATTAAACATACCTTGCTCAACCAAATTGTTAGCTGAAGACCTAGAAGTTGAAATTTTTCTTCATCTCTTTCAAGAATACTCAAG TGAAGGACTGGGAAGTTTTCCTAGCACAAATGGTAGCCCAACGAATTCTGATGGATTAAATAATCTGGAAATGGGACTCAACCAATGGAAGTTACAGAAGCTTGCAGCTCTAGGAATAGGTGCAACAGAACTCCGCTCGTTGATATTAAAG TTGGCTAGGAGGTTATCTGGAAAGTTATTCTTGGAAGCTGCTAAATATCAAGTAAAGAAAGAACTTATTAAAAAG GGCGGGCAGTTGGCAGCAATTAACCTAGAATCTGGAATAGCGTTGCTGGCTGCCAGACAG GGACTTAAAGTTGCAGCCAGTCGGTATTTGGGGATCAGAGGCATTGCTCAGTTACTTGGCCTACT GATGTGGGGTACCCTTCTGGCAGATGTTGTCATTCAGATGCTTGGAACTGATTACTCCAGGATTTTGCGAGCCATATACGCATTTTCTCAA ATTCGAATCTACCGCTCCCATAAAACGTCTGAAATGATGTGA
- the LOC140835075 gene encoding uncharacterized protein isoform X1: MSSPPTVATVLPISSLPPTYQSLLSLQHNLSSVLNSPFFLKSLRSDTNRGPTLRILLRRPHASISTHYMEVSASNAYDPELRSVLELATNSELCELERILFGPSCFSPLLKSISKKAEVDYVMISEDPDEREHFISMLEDRFLFLAADARSTLRGWRPSYRNVLLELRKKLNIPCSTKLLAEDLEVEIFLHLFQEYSSEGLGSFPSTNGSPTNSDGLNNLEMGLNQWKLQKLAALGIGATELRSLILKLARRLSGKLFLEAAKYQVKKELIKKGGQLAAINLESGIALLAARQGLKVAASRYLGIRGIAQLLGLLMWGTLLADVVIQMLGTDYSRILRAIYAFSQIRIYRSHKTSEMM, encoded by the exons ATGTCTTCGCCGCCGACGGTGGCTACTGTGCTGCCAATCTCTTCTCTCCCGCCTACCTACCAATCCTTACTCTCCCTTCAACACAACCTTTCTTCCGTTCTCAATTCGCCA TTCTTTCTCAAGTCACTTAGGAGTGATACAAATCGTGGGCCAACTTTAAGAATCTTGTTAAGGCGTCCTCATGCTTCAATTTCAACACACTACATGG AAGTTAGTGCAAGCAATGCTTACGATCCGGAGCTTCGTTCTGTACTTGAACTGGCCACTAATTCCGAATTATGTGAACTTGAAAGAATTTTGTTTGGACCCAG TTGTTTCAGTCCTTTGTTGAAATCAATCTCAAAAAAAGCTGAGGTTGACTAtgttatgatcagtgaagaccCAGACGAAAGGGAACATTTTATTTCAATGCTCGAAGATAGGTTTTTGTTTCTTGCAGCTGATGCAAGGTCAACTCTGAG GGGTTGGAGACCATCATACAGAAACGTGTTGCTTGAACTAAGGAAAAAATTAAACATACCTTGCTCAACCAAATTGTTAGCTGAAGACCTAGAAGTTGAAATTTTTCTTCATCTCTTTCAAGAATACTCAAG TGAAGGACTGGGAAGTTTTCCTAGCACAAATGGTAGCCCAACGAATTCTGATGGATTAAATAATCTGGAAATGGGACTCAACCAATGGAAGTTACAGAAGCTTGCAGCTCTAGGAATAGGTGCAACAGAACTCCGCTCGTTGATATTAAAG TTGGCTAGGAGGTTATCTGGAAAGTTATTCTTGGAAGCTGCTAAATATCAAGTAAAGAAAGAACTTATTAAAAAG GGCGGGCAGTTGGCAGCAATTAACCTAGAATCTGGAATAGCGTTGCTGGCTGCCAGACAG GGACTTAAAGTTGCAGCCAGTCGGTATTTGGGGATCAGAGGCATTGCTCAGTTACTTGGCCTACT GATGTGGGGTACCCTTCTGGCAGATGTTGTCATTCAGATGCTTGGAACTGATTACTCCAGGATTTTGCGAGCCATATACGCATTTTCTCAA ATTCGAATCTACCGCTCCCATAAAACGTCTGAAATGATGTGA